In Lachnospiraceae bacterium, one DNA window encodes the following:
- a CDS encoding alpha/beta-type small acid-soluble spore protein, producing MGKSKKKKEFDVHNMTPDEQLKFEIAQELGLDEKVLQKGWKSLTSKESGRIGGMITGRKRQLKEEALKGS from the coding sequence ATGGGGAAATCAAAAAAGAAAAAAGAATTTGACGTTCACAATATGACACCAGACGAACAGTTGAAATTTGAGATTGCCCAGGAACTGGGATTGGATGAGAAAGTGTTGCAAAAGGGCTGGAAAAGCCTTACTTCCAAGGAAAGTGGCCGTATTGGCGGTATGATCACAGGACGGAAGAGACAATTAAAAGAGGAAGCATTGAAAGGAAGCTGA